From the Desulfovibrio sp. JY genome, one window contains:
- a CDS encoding PAS domain S-box protein — MARRLIFCLLLAASLWPGSVAAEKIRKNVLYFNSYQNGYQWSDEILSGIRAGLAHSEYNVDLQIEYMDSKKYTDPVLRNMLHDFYKLKYRNTHFEVILASDNFAFNFLRQYQNELFPGTPVVFCGVNDFHPDWLTGHPNFTGILEEPDIRETLELALRFHPDRRRLLIFGDTSVTGVAIGNQIKAVEPDFAGRLRFEFQDNLTLPQILDTVRNLPNDAMIFLIPFYKDTQKDVYSVTEVLAAIRANSDVPIYSAWRFMLGHGIVGGRLHSGFEEGRLVADMAEKLLHGAPVASLPIVTKTADSYVFDYKEMLRLGITTDRLPPGYTLINEPYPFYHINIAVFWTIIISFLILCYVMVLLVTNILRRRSVEEKIKDQLSFMETLVNTIPIPLYFKDAAGAYRGCNPAFRHWCGLSGEAEATPRAFSEVPDAPLSRFLDRDDASLLREPGVRVGEAEILDAEGLPHSVILHRAVYASAKTEIAGLVGVLYDVSELKKASEKLRLAEEKYRGIFENSALGIFRMTPDGQAVDVNPALLAMLGVKSLDELARRRGNLVEVLFSGRQRFEERIGSAVDEQATATFETWFARPDAGIITANVNLRLIANREGYLAYVEGVVEDVTKRHEAERALRESQEMLRIVLDNIPQLVSWKDKALRYIGANRAFIEFFGFADLDDLKGRDDYALPLSREDMDAVRATDVDVMRNNRTVAGELAARNVRGADVLLEIKKVPLHDDRGAVVGVLSTSEDVTQKVSLERQLLQSQKMEAIGTLAGGIAHDFNNILTSIINSAELALLDLPEDEPIGDDMRRVLKAGHRGSRLVKQILSFTRPSQAGFAAINVADVVSEAAGLIKASVPRNIKIVLDVPERAVTCRADPTQLHQIVMNLCTNAFQAMRETGGTLTVSLAEDDLDEAQAGQVGVRAGRYARLSIVDTGPGIPPEILDKIFDPFFTTKQKGEGTGLGLAVVRGIVKSHRGAVRVVSQPGTRTGFDVYLPLPAEADAVPTPPVAPPNKGRDRILFVEDDEDQRITIPRVLAQLGHEVSAHGGGVSALAKLALDPQAFDVCITDYDMPDLNGLELAGKIAAIRSDLPVILVSGRLGDIEQREVAGNIKKIVLKPYNQAIISAAIREVLDAKPQTKAA, encoded by the coding sequence ATGGCCCGACGGCTTATTTTCTGCCTGCTCCTTGCGGCCTCCCTCTGGCCAGGCTCGGTCGCGGCCGAAAAAATCCGCAAAAACGTCCTCTATTTCAATTCCTACCAGAACGGCTACCAGTGGTCCGACGAAATCCTCTCCGGCATCCGGGCCGGACTTGCGCATTCCGAATACAATGTGGATCTGCAAATCGAGTACATGGACTCGAAGAAGTACACCGATCCCGTGTTGCGCAACATGCTCCACGACTTTTACAAGCTCAAATACCGCAATACCCATTTCGAGGTCATCCTGGCCTCGGACAACTTCGCCTTCAACTTCCTGCGGCAATACCAAAACGAGCTTTTCCCCGGCACGCCGGTCGTTTTTTGCGGCGTCAACGATTTTCATCCCGACTGGCTCACCGGCCATCCCAATTTCACGGGCATTCTCGAAGAGCCCGACATCCGCGAAACCCTGGAATTGGCCCTGCGCTTCCATCCCGACCGCCGCCGGCTCCTTATTTTCGGCGACACTTCCGTCACGGGCGTCGCCATCGGCAACCAGATCAAGGCCGTGGAGCCGGATTTCGCCGGCCGGCTGCGCTTCGAGTTCCAGGACAACCTGACCCTGCCGCAAATCCTCGACACCGTGCGCAACCTGCCCAACGACGCCATGATCTTCCTCATCCCTTTTTATAAGGATACGCAAAAGGACGTCTATTCGGTCACCGAGGTCCTGGCCGCGATCCGAGCCAATTCCGACGTGCCCATCTACAGCGCTTGGCGGTTCATGCTCGGCCACGGTATTGTCGGCGGCCGGCTGCACAGCGGCTTCGAGGAAGGCCGGCTGGTGGCGGACATGGCGGAAAAACTCCTCCACGGCGCGCCCGTCGCCTCCCTGCCCATCGTCACCAAGACCGCTGACAGCTACGTCTTCGACTACAAGGAGATGCTGCGGCTCGGCATCACCACGGACAGGCTGCCGCCGGGCTATACGCTCATAAACGAGCCCTACCCCTTCTACCACATCAACATCGCCGTCTTCTGGACCATCATCATAAGCTTTCTCATCCTGTGCTACGTCATGGTCCTGCTCGTGACCAACATCCTGCGGCGGCGCTCGGTGGAGGAAAAGATCAAGGACCAGCTTTCCTTCATGGAAACGCTCGTCAACACCATTCCCATTCCGCTCTATTTCAAGGATGCCGCCGGGGCCTACCGGGGCTGCAACCCGGCCTTTCGCCACTGGTGCGGCCTGTCCGGGGAGGCCGAGGCGACGCCGCGCGCCTTCTCCGAGGTGCCCGACGCCCCCCTTTCCCGCTTCCTGGACCGCGACGACGCGTCCCTTCTGCGCGAGCCCGGGGTGCGCGTGGGCGAAGCCGAGATCCTCGACGCCGAGGGACTGCCCCATTCGGTCATCCTGCATCGGGCCGTCTACGCCAGCGCCAAAACCGAAATCGCCGGGCTGGTCGGCGTGCTTTACGACGTGTCGGAGCTGAAGAAAGCCTCGGAAAAACTGCGGCTGGCCGAGGAAAAATACCGGGGCATCTTCGAGAACTCGGCCCTGGGTATCTTCCGCATGACCCCGGATGGCCAGGCCGTGGACGTCAACCCGGCCCTGCTCGCCATGCTCGGCGTCAAAAGCCTGGACGAACTGGCCAGACGCCGGGGCAATCTGGTCGAGGTTCTTTTTTCCGGTCGCCAACGCTTCGAGGAGCGCATCGGTTCGGCCGTGGACGAGCAGGCCACGGCCACCTTCGAGACCTGGTTCGCCCGGCCAGACGCCGGCATCATCACGGCCAACGTCAACCTGCGCCTGATTGCCAACCGTGAAGGCTACCTGGCCTACGTCGAAGGCGTGGTCGAGGACGTGACCAAGCGCCACGAGGCCGAGCGGGCGCTGCGGGAATCCCAGGAAATGTTGCGCATTGTCCTCGACAACATCCCGCAGCTCGTTTCCTGGAAGGACAAGGCCCTGCGCTATATCGGAGCCAACCGCGCCTTTATCGAATTTTTCGGCTTCGCCGACCTGGACGATCTCAAGGGCCGCGACGACTATGCACTGCCCCTCAGCCGAGAGGACATGGACGCCGTGCGGGCCACGGACGTCGACGTCATGCGCAACAATCGCACCGTGGCCGGGGAGCTGGCCGCCCGCAACGTGCGCGGGGCCGACGTGCTGCTCGAAATCAAGAAGGTGCCGCTCCACGACGATCGGGGGGCGGTGGTGGGCGTGCTGTCCACGTCCGAGGACGTGACCCAGAAGGTGAGCCTGGAGCGCCAACTGCTCCAGTCCCAGAAAATGGAGGCCATCGGCACCCTGGCCGGCGGCATCGCCCACGACTTCAACAACATCCTCACCTCCATCATCAACTCGGCCGAACTGGCCCTGCTCGACCTGCCCGAAGACGAGCCCATCGGGGACGACATGCGCCGGGTGCTCAAGGCCGGCCATCGCGGCAGCCGGCTGGTCAAGCAGATCCTGTCCTTCACCCGGCCCTCCCAGGCGGGATTCGCGGCCATCAACGTGGCCGACGTCGTGAGCGAGGCGGCGGGACTCATCAAGGCCTCCGTGCCCCGCAACATCAAGATCGTGCTCGACGTGCCGGAGCGGGCCGTGACCTGCCGGGCCGACCCCACCCAGCTGCACCAGATCGTCATGAACCTGTGCACCAACGCCTTCCAGGCCATGCGCGAGACCGGCGGCACGCTGACCGTATCCCTGGCCGAGGACGATCTCGACGAGGCCCAGGCCGGACAGGTCGGCGTGCGGGCCGGCCGCTATGCAAGGCTCTCCATCGTGGATACCGGCCCAGGCATCCCGCCGGAAATCCTGGACAAGATTTTCGACCCCTTTTTCACCACCAAACAAAAGGGCGAAGGCACGGGACTCGGGCTGGCCGTGGTGCGCGGCATCGTCAAAAGCCATCGCGGCGCGGTGCGGGTGGTGAGCCAACCCGGCACGCGCACGGGATTTGACGTCTATCTGCCGCTGCCGGCCGAAGCCGACGCCGTCCCGACGCCCCCCGTCGCCCCCCCCAACAAGGGCCGCGACCGCATCCTTTTCGTCGAAGACGACGAGGACCAGCGCATCACCATCCCCCGCGTCCTGGCCCAGCTCGGCCACGAGGTCTCGGCCCATGGCGGCGGGGTGTCGGCACTGGCCAAGCTCGCCCTTGACCCGCAGGCCTTCGACGTGTGCATTACCGATTACGACATGCCGGACCTAAACGGCCTGGAGCTGGCCGGAAAAATCGCCGCCATCCGGTCCGACCTGCCCGTGATCCTCGTTTCCGGCCGCCTGGGCGACATCGAGCAGCGGGAAGTGGCCGGCAACATCAAAAAGATCGTGCTCAAACCCTACAACCAGGCGATCATCTCCGCGGCCATCCGCGAGGTGCTCGACGCCAAGCCGCAAACCAAAGCCGCATGA
- the nifJ gene encoding pyruvate:ferredoxin (flavodoxin) oxidoreductase — protein MAKKMKSMDGNTATTHVAYALSDTAAIYPITPSSTMGEIADEWAAKGLKNIFGQTVTIREMQSEAGAAGAVHGSLAAGALTTTFTASQGLLLMIPNMFKIAGELLPAVFHVSARAVATHALSIFGDHSDVMAARSTGFAQLASASVQECMDMALVAHLSAIEGSVPFVHLFDGFRTSHEIQKIEVIDYEDMKGLVNMEKVAAFRARAMNPEHPDLRGTAQNPDVFFQGRERSNPYYQLLPGIVSAMMDKVGALTGRSYKLFDYVGAPDADRVVVSMGSSCETVEEVVNYLNAKGEKVGLVKVRLFRPFSPDALFKVLPTSAEVVTVLDRTKEPGSLGDPLYEDVCAAFVERGGSIPKLMSGRYGLGSKEFRPGMAKAIFDNMAAAAPKRHFVVGIVDDVSGNSLPMGGPLPTVPEGTVQCKFWGFGSDGTVGANKSAIKIIGDNTDLYAQGYFAYDSKKSGGITVSHLRFGKKPIQSTYLVDSADYIACHKPSYVHVYDILEGVKEGGTFVLNSPWNTPEELEQNLPGHMLRVIADKKLKVYNIDAVAIGEKTGLGARINMIMQTAFFKLAGVLPIEQAISLLKDSIKKTYGKKGDKIVNMNIAAVDMALDGVVEIKVPAAWASAPDAKAAAPDEPEYFNKVIRPILAQKGDEVPVSAFAENGSFPAATSQYEKRGVAINVPHWIKENCIQCNQCSFVCPHATIRPFLADEAEMAKAPASYDTLPATGKELKGLSYRMQVFPMDCMGCGSCANTCPAKQKALVMKPLEEEMAVQVENHAFAMSLKNKGGLVKRENLKGSQFYQPLLEFSGACAGCGETPYVKLLTQLFGERMMVANATGCSSIWGGSAPTSPYAVNADGFGPAWNNSLFEDAAEFGFGYNMALKQRRAKLADNVAAALEGSLSDELRAALAGWQEKKDDPAASRLYGDQMKSLLDKNAPAQAAILADADIFTKKSVWIFGGDGWAYDIGYGGLDHVIASGEDVNILVMDTEVYSNTGGQASKATPLGAIAKFASAGKVTGKKDLGRMAMTYGYVYVASIAMGADKNQALKALLEAEAHKGPSIVIAYAPCINQGIRKGMGKSMEEAKLAVETGYWPLYRFNPDLAAEGKNPLTIDSKAPAGDFQGFLGGEVRYAALEKMHPDMSLRYRTTMEAAYKKRYKELEYLASMPVFDAPAAPAAGTGDADSAFCEAAPVAEHARPAAGEPCDEGRSGK, from the coding sequence ATGGCCAAGAAGATGAAAAGCATGGACGGCAATACCGCCACCACGCACGTCGCGTACGCGTTAAGCGACACGGCGGCCATTTATCCTATCACGCCTTCGTCCACCATGGGCGAAATCGCGGATGAATGGGCGGCCAAGGGACTTAAAAACATCTTCGGCCAGACGGTAACCATCCGGGAGATGCAGTCCGAGGCCGGAGCGGCCGGAGCGGTACACGGTTCGCTTGCGGCCGGAGCCCTGACCACCACCTTCACCGCCTCCCAGGGCCTGTTGCTCATGATCCCCAACATGTTCAAGATCGCCGGCGAACTCCTGCCGGCCGTCTTCCACGTGTCGGCCCGGGCCGTGGCCACCCATGCCCTGTCGATCTTCGGCGATCACTCCGACGTCATGGCCGCCCGCTCCACCGGCTTCGCCCAGCTCGCCTCGGCCTCGGTCCAGGAATGCATGGACATGGCCCTGGTCGCCCACCTGTCCGCCATCGAGGGCAGCGTGCCCTTCGTCCACCTCTTCGACGGCTTCCGGACCTCCCACGAGATCCAAAAAATCGAAGTCATCGACTACGAGGACATGAAGGGACTGGTCAACATGGAGAAGGTCGCCGCCTTCCGCGCCCGGGCCATGAACCCCGAGCACCCGGACCTGCGCGGCACCGCCCAGAACCCGGACGTCTTCTTCCAGGGCCGCGAGCGCTCCAATCCCTACTACCAGCTTCTGCCCGGCATCGTCTCGGCCATGATGGACAAGGTCGGGGCCCTGACCGGTCGTTCCTACAAGCTCTTCGACTACGTGGGCGCGCCCGACGCCGACCGCGTCGTGGTGTCCATGGGCTCCTCGTGCGAGACCGTGGAGGAAGTGGTCAATTACTTAAACGCCAAGGGCGAGAAAGTGGGCCTGGTCAAGGTCCGCCTGTTCCGTCCCTTCTCCCCGGATGCGCTCTTCAAGGTCCTGCCCACCTCGGCCGAGGTGGTCACCGTCCTTGACCGCACCAAGGAGCCGGGCAGCCTCGGCGATCCGCTCTACGAAGACGTCTGCGCGGCCTTCGTCGAGCGCGGCGGCTCCATTCCCAAGCTCATGAGCGGCCGCTACGGCCTGGGCTCCAAGGAATTCCGCCCCGGCATGGCCAAGGCCATCTTCGACAACATGGCCGCCGCCGCGCCCAAGCGCCACTTCGTTGTCGGCATCGTGGACGACGTTTCCGGCAATTCCCTGCCCATGGGCGGGCCGCTGCCCACAGTTCCCGAAGGCACCGTGCAGTGCAAGTTCTGGGGATTCGGTTCCGACGGCACCGTCGGCGCCAACAAGTCGGCCATCAAGATCATCGGCGACAACACCGACCTCTACGCCCAGGGCTATTTCGCCTACGACTCGAAAAAATCCGGCGGCATTACCGTCTCCCACCTGCGCTTCGGCAAAAAGCCCATCCAGTCCACCTACCTGGTCGACTCCGCGGACTACATCGCCTGCCACAAGCCGAGCTACGTGCACGTCTACGACATCCTCGAAGGCGTGAAGGAAGGCGGCACCTTCGTGCTCAACTCCCCCTGGAACACCCCGGAGGAGCTTGAGCAGAACCTGCCCGGGCACATGCTGCGCGTGATCGCCGACAAGAAACTCAAGGTCTACAACATCGACGCCGTGGCCATCGGCGAAAAGACCGGCCTTGGCGCGCGCATCAACATGATCATGCAGACGGCCTTTTTCAAGCTGGCCGGCGTGCTGCCTATCGAACAGGCCATCAGCCTGCTCAAGGACTCCATCAAGAAGACCTACGGCAAGAAGGGCGACAAGATCGTCAACATGAACATCGCCGCCGTGGACATGGCCCTGGACGGTGTGGTCGAGATCAAGGTCCCGGCCGCCTGGGCCTCCGCCCCGGACGCCAAGGCCGCCGCCCCCGACGAGCCCGAGTACTTCAACAAGGTCATCCGGCCCATCCTGGCCCAGAAGGGCGACGAAGTGCCGGTTTCCGCCTTTGCCGAAAACGGCTCCTTCCCCGCCGCCACCTCACAGTACGAAAAGCGCGGCGTGGCCATAAACGTCCCCCACTGGATCAAGGAAAACTGCATCCAGTGCAACCAGTGCTCGTTCGTGTGCCCCCACGCCACCATCCGGCCCTTCCTGGCCGACGAGGCCGAAATGGCCAAGGCACCGGCCTCCTACGACACCCTGCCGGCCACCGGCAAGGAGCTCAAGGGCCTTTCCTACCGCATGCAGGTCTTCCCCATGGACTGCATGGGCTGCGGCTCCTGCGCCAACACCTGCCCGGCCAAGCAGAAGGCGCTGGTCATGAAGCCCCTCGAAGAGGAAATGGCGGTCCAGGTGGAAAACCACGCCTTCGCCATGTCGCTTAAAAACAAGGGCGGACTGGTCAAGCGCGAGAACCTCAAGGGCAGCCAGTTCTACCAGCCGCTGCTCGAATTCTCGGGCGCTTGCGCCGGTTGCGGCGAGACTCCGTACGTCAAACTGCTCACCCAGCTCTTCGGCGAACGCATGATGGTCGCCAACGCCACGGGTTGCTCCTCGATCTGGGGCGGCTCCGCGCCGACCTCGCCCTATGCCGTCAACGCCGACGGCTTCGGTCCGGCCTGGAACAACTCGCTCTTTGAAGACGCGGCCGAATTCGGCTTCGGCTACAACATGGCGCTCAAGCAGCGCCGGGCCAAGCTGGCCGACAACGTCGCCGCCGCGCTGGAAGGGTCGCTTTCCGACGAGTTGCGCGCCGCCCTGGCCGGCTGGCAGGAGAAGAAGGACGATCCGGCCGCCTCGCGCCTGTACGGCGACCAGATGAAGTCCCTGCTCGATAAAAACGCCCCGGCCCAGGCCGCCATCCTGGCCGATGCCGACATCTTCACCAAGAAGTCCGTGTGGATCTTCGGCGGCGACGGCTGGGCCTACGATATCGGTTACGGCGGCCTCGACCACGTCATCGCCTCGGGCGAGGACGTCAACATCCTGGTCATGGACACCGAAGTCTACTCCAACACCGGCGGCCAGGCCTCCAAGGCCACGCCGCTCGGCGCCATCGCCAAGTTCGCTTCCGCCGGCAAGGTCACGGGCAAAAAGGACCTGGGCCGCATGGCCATGACCTACGGCTACGTCTACGTGGCCTCCATCGCCATGGGCGCGGACAAGAACCAGGCCTTAAAGGCCCTGCTCGAGGCCGAGGCCCACAAGGGTCCCTCCATCGTCATCGCCTACGCCCCCTGCATCAACCAGGGCATCCGCAAAGGCATGGGCAAGTCCATGGAGGAAGCCAAGCTGGCCGTCGAGACCGGCTACTGGCCGCTGTACCGCTTCAACCCGGATCTTGCGGCCGAGGGCAAAAATCCGCTGACCATCGACTCCAAGGCTCCGGCCGGCGACTTCCAGGGCTTCCTCGGCGGCGAAGTCCGCTATGCGGCCCTGGAAAAGATGCACCCCGATATGTCCCTGCGCTACCGCACCACCATGGAGGCGGCCTACAAGAAGCGCTATAAGGAACTGGAATACCTGGCCTCCATGCCGGTCTTCGACGCCCCCGCCGCTCCCGCCGCGGGAACGGGCGACGCCGACTCCGCGTTTTGCGAGGCCGCTCCCGTGGCCGAACACGCCCGTCCGGCGGCCGGCGAACCTTGCGACGAAGGCCGCTCCGGAAAATAA
- a CDS encoding sigma-54 dependent transcriptional regulator, with amino-acid sequence MKSVCIIDDDPEVRDTIASLTRKMRLTSESAGTLAAGMDLLASDNFDVLFLDVRLPDGNGLAALPAIKRLPDAPEVIILTGIGDPDGAELAIQEGVWDYLVKPSPIKQIMLTLQRALRYREERRSDRSPVSLSLAGCVAASPRMQPCLDQVAHAAGSNAAVLITGETGTGKELFARLIHANSARTDGSFVTVDCAALTETLVESTLFGHRKGAFTGADADRVGLVQLADAGTLFLDEVGEMPMSLQKTFLRVLHEKTFRAVGAVTESKSDFRLIAATNRDLEAMVDTGQFRRDLYFRLKTIGLALPPLRERPEDIKALTLSFVDGLCAEYTLPPKGFDAEFLAMLEAYDWPGNVRELRNVLERAFLASGREKTLYSMHLPRDLRIKVTKSSLEKGRQALERPLPESAAPSAAAAPSSRQSLKDFKEAMERRYLEGLLRENGRDVAAMIAISGLSRSHFYALLKKNNLAVPD; translated from the coding sequence ATGAAATCCGTCTGCATCATCGACGACGACCCCGAAGTCCGCGACACCATCGCCAGCCTCACCCGCAAGATGCGCCTGACCAGCGAATCGGCCGGCACGCTTGCCGCCGGTATGGACCTGCTCGCCAGCGACAATTTCGACGTGCTGTTCCTGGACGTGCGCCTGCCCGACGGCAATGGACTGGCCGCCCTGCCCGCGATCAAACGCCTGCCCGACGCCCCCGAGGTCATCATCCTCACCGGCATCGGCGACCCGGACGGGGCGGAACTGGCCATCCAGGAAGGGGTCTGGGACTATCTGGTCAAGCCCTCACCCATAAAGCAGATCATGCTGACATTGCAGCGCGCGCTGCGCTACCGCGAGGAACGGCGCAGCGACCGCTCGCCCGTGTCGCTGTCCCTGGCGGGATGCGTGGCGGCAAGCCCCCGCATGCAGCCGTGCCTCGACCAGGTGGCCCACGCGGCCGGGTCGAACGCGGCCGTGCTCATTACCGGCGAAACCGGCACCGGCAAGGAGCTTTTCGCCCGGCTCATCCACGCCAACAGCGCCCGGACGGACGGGTCCTTCGTCACCGTGGACTGCGCGGCACTGACCGAAACCCTCGTCGAAAGCACGCTTTTCGGCCACAGGAAAGGAGCTTTCACCGGGGCCGACGCCGACCGGGTGGGCCTCGTGCAGCTGGCCGACGCCGGCACGCTGTTTCTGGACGAGGTGGGCGAGATGCCGATGAGCCTGCAAAAGACATTTTTGCGGGTGCTCCACGAAAAGACCTTTCGCGCGGTGGGGGCGGTCACCGAAAGCAAGAGCGATTTCCGCCTCATCGCCGCCACAAACCGCGACCTGGAAGCCATGGTCGATACCGGCCAGTTTCGCCGCGACCTCTACTTCCGGCTGAAGACCATCGGGCTCGCCCTGCCGCCGCTGCGCGAACGCCCGGAGGACATAAAAGCCCTGACCCTGTCCTTCGTGGACGGACTTTGCGCCGAATACACCCTGCCACCCAAGGGCTTCGACGCGGAATTCCTGGCCATGCTCGAAGCCTACGACTGGCCGGGCAACGTGCGTGAGCTGCGAAACGTCCTGGAGCGGGCCTTTCTGGCCTCGGGCCGGGAAAAAACGCTCTACAGCATGCACCTGCCCCGGGACCTGCGCATCAAGGTGACGAAATCCAGTCTGGAAAAAGGCCGGCAGGCCCTGGAACGCCCGCTTCCCGAATCGGCCGCGCCGTCCGCCGCCGCAGCCCCGTCTTCCCGACAGTCGCTCAAGGACTTCAAGGAGGCCATGGAACGGCGTTATCTGGAAGGGTTACTGCGCGAAAACGGCCGGGACGTGGCCGCCATGATCGCTATTTCCGGACTTTCCCGGTCCCACTTCTACGCCCTGCTCAAAAAAAACAACCTAGCCGTTCCGGACTGA
- a CDS encoding bacteriohemerythrin, whose protein sequence is MTLLAWNDRLSVNIAEIDSQHKKLVDMVNELHDAMKAGKAESVMVHIVKEMKQYAATHFGVEERYMKSNNYPDYKPHKTEHDKFVAKVAQVEQDCKTGKCAMSMDILNFLSNWLVNHIKGTDKKYAPFLNNCGIH, encoded by the coding sequence ATGACGTTACTCGCATGGAATGACCGCCTTTCAGTGAATATCGCGGAAATCGACTCACAGCACAAAAAATTGGTGGACATGGTCAATGAACTCCATGACGCCATGAAAGCTGGGAAAGCCGAATCCGTGATGGTGCACATCGTCAAGGAAATGAAGCAATACGCGGCGACGCACTTCGGCGTTGAGGAGCGGTACATGAAATCGAACAATTATCCGGATTACAAGCCGCATAAAACAGAGCATGACAAGTTCGTCGCCAAGGTCGCCCAGGTGGAGCAGGACTGTAAGACTGGAAAGTGCGCCATGTCCATGGACATTCTCAATTTTCTTTCCAACTGGCTGGTGAACCACATCAAGGGGACGGACAAGAAGTATGCGCCGTTTTTAAACAACTGTGGCATACACTGA